In Terriglobia bacterium, the genomic stretch GACGACGTGAAGTGCACCCACGGCGCCACCATCGGCCAGGTGGACGAGAATGCTCTTTTCTACCTGCGCTCGCGCGGACTGGATGAAGCCTCCGCCAAGCATCTCTTGCTGCTGGCCTTCGCCAACGAATGTCTGGACCGCATGAGCTCCGAGCAGGTGCGCGATCATATGGAACGTCTGGTGACCGGAGCGCTGCCGGAGGCCGCGGCGTACTCGGCCGCTAAGTCCGCCGACGCGCCGAGAAACTGGGAGGAAGTGGGATGAGTACCGTAGTCAAAACGCCTCGTCAGGTCCACGCGGCCGGCGCCTATGACGTGAAAAAGATTCGCGCCGATTTTCCCATCCTCCACCAGGAAGTTCACGGCAAGCCGCTGGTGTATCTGGACAACGCCGCCACCACGCAGAAGCCGCTGGCGGTCATTGAGGCGATTGAGCATTACTATCGCCGCGACAACGCCAACATCCATCGCGGCGTGCACACGCTGTCAGAGCGCGCCACGGAAGCCTACGAGAAGACGCGAGTCGCGGCGCAAAAGCTGATCAACGCCGCCTCTTCCAGCGAAATCATCTTTCTTCGCGGGACCACGGAAGCCATCAACCTGGTGGCCCAGACCTACGGCCGCAAGAACGTCGGCAAGGGCGACGAAGTCCTCATCACCGCCATGGAGCACCACTCCAACATTGTTCCCTGGCAGATGCTGTGTGAAGAAAAAGGCGCCGGGCTGCGTGTGGCTCCCATCAATGACCGCGGCGAGCTGATTCTGGAAGAATTTGAAAAGCTGCTGGGACCAAAAACCAAGATCGTGGCCGTCGGGCATCTTTCCAACGCGCTCGGCACCATCAACCCCATCCAGCAGATTGCGCGCATGGCCCACGCCTACAACGCCGTGGTGCTGGTGGACGGAGCGCAGGCCGCGCCCCGCATGGCGGTTGACGTTCAGGCCTTGGATTGCGATTTCTACGCTATTTCCGGGCACAAGCTTTACGGGCCCACCGGCATCGGCTTTCTCTACGGGAAAACGAAATTGCTGGAGGCCATGCCGCCCTACCAGGGCGGCGGCGACATGATCGCCTCCGTTACTTTCGACAAGACGATTTACAACCGGCTTCCCTACAAATTTGAAGCCGGCACGCCGAACATCGCCGACACCATCGGACTGGGCGCGGCCATCGAATACCTAAACCAACTCGGCCTGGAAAACATTGAGCAGCATGAGTCCGAACTGCTGGGCTACGCCACCGAACAGGTCCAGAAGATTCCCGGCGTCAGCGTGATAGGCACGGCCCGGGAAAAAGCCGGCGTGCTTTCTTTCGTAATTGAAAACATTCACCCACATGACATCGGCACCATTCTGGACCATGAAGGCATCGCCGTACGCACCGGGCACCATTGCGCGCAGCCGGTGATGCAGCGCTTCGGGATTCCGGCCACGGCGCGCGCTTCCTTTGGGCTGTACAACACTCGCGAAGAAGTGGACGCGCTGGTCCGCGGCGTTCGCAAAGTGATTGAGGTGATGGGGTAATGTCTGAACTGCGCGAGCTGTATCAGGAAACAATTCTGGAACACAGCCGCAAGCCCAGGAACTTCGGGATTCTGGAGACGGCCAACCACAAGGCGGAAGGCTACAATCCCTTGTGCGGCGACCATTACACCGTTTTCCTGGACGTGAAAGACGGCGCTATCCAGAACCTGAGTTTTGAAGGATCAGGCTGCGCCATCTCCAAGGCTTCAGCGTCCATGATGACGCAGAGCCTGAAGGGCAAGACCACCGCGGAGGCCGAGGCCCTGTTTACCAAGTTCCATGATCTGGTCACCGGGCAGGGTGATGCGGCGGAAGAGATGGGCAAGCTGGCGGTGTTCGGCGGCGTGTCAGAGTTTCCGTTGCGCGTGAAGTGCGCGACGCTGGCCTGGCACACACTGCGGGCGGCCCTGCGGGGAGAGCAACAAGCTGTCTCCACCGAGTAACGCAAGACCGGTGGAGCGTACGGGTGTATCGTACGGGTTTATCGTAATACGACTTTAGCGAATCCGAACCTCTGACCGAGGCGGTTCTCGGGAGGCATGTTTTGAAGCCGGGCGAAAATCTGGTGCTCACTCGCGATTGCGCGGCCACGCAAATCCCCAGCGGGATTCCGTACCCCGTGCCCTCCGGCACGCGCGTACGGCTGTCGCAGGCCTTGGGCGGCAGTTACACCGTAATGACCGAACAGGGCTACCTTCTACGTATTGACTCCAAGGATGCCGACGCGCTGGGAATCACCGAGGAAACCACCGCCGGAGCCACCGCCGCCGCCCCCTCCGAATTCAGCGAGAAGTTGGTCTGGGACCAGTTGAAAACCGTGTATGACCCCGAGATCCCCGTGAACGTGGTGGACCTTGGGCTGATTTACGAGTGCCAGGTCGCCCCGGTGGAAGGCGGCAACAATATTGACATCAAAATGACCATGACCGCTCCCGGTTGCGGCATGGCGGATGTGCTGAAGTCGGACATCGAGAGGAAACTGGCTTCCTTGCCCGCGGTCAAGGCCGTCAACGTTCAGGTGGTACTCGATCCACCCTGGCATCCCGGAAGGATGTCTGAAGGCGCTCGCCTTCAGTTGGGCTTGGACTTGGATAGTTCTCCATTCCCGCTCTACAGCAGACCTTGATAGACCGCTGCGCCGTGCTGCCGTGCAAGAAGTGTCCCGGAAAAATATAGGCCGTCCTCCTAAATTATTAAAGAATCTGATAATTGACCCCCGTTTTGGCCTATGCCGGTACTTTTTTCCCTCCGTCAAATAAGGCCTATCTACCGCTCAATCAACCACTTACGATAATTCTTAAGAGTTGAAGTGCTTCTTGACTTGAAATTTGTTTGCCCCACAAAACTCGCGTGATATAGTCCACCCTGAACTTTCCGGGGACGGCACCCGTCCAAATTTATGGTGCAAAGACTTCGCCAACTCGTGCTCCTGATGATCCTGGGAATGGTGGTTTTCTCGCCATTCATGCAACTGGATAGCTGGGACGCGTTTCCGGTTGCCACCGGCGACCTGGAGTTGCACCTGATCGGCCTGTTCAGCGTGATCGGCATGATCCTGGTGTTCGTAGGAATCCTCCGGTGCTGCCCTTCACTCCTCCGCTGGAAGTTCACGGCTCCCCTTCTGTTCCTGGCGGCCTCGGCGACCAGTGAACGGTCAGAGTCTGTCCTGCTCGGTGTTTACTCGCCTCTCCGAATCTGATTCTTCCCTTCCCGTAAGCAGTAGTGTGCCCAATAAAAAGATCAAGTTTCTTGCGCCACTCATAGGTCTTTTGACGGGCTCAAGTTTCGCTCTTGCTTGAAATCAGCTTGATGCGAAACCCACAACACATGCACGGAACCATAAGGACAAGGGAATGGACCATGAAATCCACAGAGACGTACGCCACTCCTCCAGACGTGGAATTGGCGGGAGCCGAACCGGCCCTGCTGCTGGACAGTATTGATAGTGTTGAGAACGTTGACACTAACTTAGAATTAGAAAATGACAGCTTGGAGAATGATGATTGCACGGCGCGGTGCGCTCGTTGCCTGCAACCCATTGAAAGTGAAGATGGGCGTTTGGTGCAGGGCTGCTTGAACGGCGACCAGCAGGCCTGGGGCCGGCTGATTGACAAGTACAAGCGCCTGATCTTTTCCATTCCCTTCAAGTACGGGGCCACCGCGGAAGACGCGGCCGACGTGTTCCAGGCCGTCTGCATTGAAGTGTTCAACAGTTTGCCCCAGCTGAAGAACCCTGACTCCCTGCGCTCCTGGCTGATTACCGTAGCGGTGCGTCAGTCGTACCGCTGGAAGCAGAAGCAATCCAACCACGTGGAACTGGATGCCATGGAGCCGGAGTTGGCGGAAGAGATCGCCACGGCGCCGGAAACTATGATGCAGATCCAGCAAGAGCAGATTGTCCGCGACGTCGTGGACCAGCTGCCGCCGCGCTGCGCGGAACTGGTCAAGATGCTGTTCTTTGAACAGCCGCCGCTGCCTTACGCGGAGGTTGCGCGCCGCCTGGGCCTGGCTACCGGCTCCATCGGATTTGTCCGTGGCCGCTGCCTGGTGCGCCTGCGCAAGATCCTGCTGGAAGCCGGGTTCAATGGATTTCGTCCTAGCGCGCTGGCTCGCGATCGCAGGCCCGGGTATTCGGTCCCGGCGGCGGGAAAGCACGCAGAATTCTAGGCGGGAGCGCGCCGGGATCGGGCAGGTTTTACCCGGCGCGCATCTCAGGCACCCTAGAAGCCCAGATTGCATAGGAGCGGGCCCCTAGGCGGTCTGATCTCCGCAACGGCGCCTTTTGTTCAGCAATGATGAACGATTTCGGAAGGAACGCGTTTGTCTTACAGACGCGGACGGGGCTTGGTGTGTAATGCCAGGTCCAGGCGGTAGCATTCCAGCGGGTCCATCTGGCTCAGTTCGCGATGCATGGATTGTACGCGCGAGATTTTTTGCGCCAGGATTGCAATCCGTGTGCGCAGGTCTTCCATGCGGAAAGGCTTGGTCAGGAAGTCATTGGCGCCGGCCCGATAAGCCGACCGGATGCGCTCCGGCTCTCCCTTGGCGGTGAGCAGAATTACGTACGGCTGAGTGTTCAAATCGGCAAACCGGATCCACTGGCAGACTTCCAGCCCGCTCATCTTGGGCATTTCCCAATCCAGAATGCACAGATCAAAGGGCCCGGTCTGAAGCGCCAAGCAAGCTTGCTGGCCATCGCTGGCGGACACCACGTCGCAGCCCCAATAGGCAAGGGACGATTTCAGCAGGCTGCCTGATACGGATTCTTGTTCGGCAATCAGTACTCTCAGCTTCTTCGTCATCATCATCGTCCTTGGCCCTTTCAGTGCGTCCACCTTAGCATGCCAGTTTGAAGTCATAGCGCATGTCGGTGGAAACCTGTATTTCTGATCCCTGAAATTTCGTTCTTATGCAGTAAAGATCATCTGGATTCGGCCAACGCACCCCAGTCACGGCGTTGCTCTTGTAAAGAGCCAGAGCGATCCGCAGCTGTTCCAGGTCCTGCTTCTGCAGGGAATCTCCCAGGTATTCAATGTCCTGGGCGATCTGTGCCGCGGCTTCGAGCCATTTTTGATAGTCATCCATGATCTTCTCTCCAGCTCGGGGGTGAATTATTTACATTCAGCAGCTTGCAAAAACTACTCAACACAGCGGCTTTGCCGGGGGCTTGCCCATCCCGAGTCTGCGGCCTGAACTCCATTACTTGCCATTACTTACTTAGAGCTAAGGCCTTAGAACGTTCAATCCTTGGTCGCTGTCTATAAGAGTGTGAATCCTTTTGCGAAATATAGGTGTGCAACCCTGTGACCATACAGAGCATGGTTTTCCCGATTGCGGTGTGGCTCCTATCTGCCTAACAAGAAAGCACTTTTAGGTGTTGTATGGCGGGCGCCGCAGGCCCGTGGCGAAAGAGTTACTTCAGTAACAATCTATGTGGGTAAAAAACGGCAAGGCAGTGGGGTCTTCCGACCCAGGTGTGCAGCGCCCGGCCATCCAGGACTGGGTAGCCATGCCGATTAAATTAAATTGTGTGCGTGGAACTTCTTTCGGCTCTTGGACAAATTGATTGGGGTCAAGCCCGCGCAAAATCAATGTACCCGCGCTGGGGGTCGGCGCTGATCAATTTCACGCGCAGCCGGTCACCCACATCCACGCCTTGCCCGTGGACCAGCAGTCCTTCCACGTGCGGCTGCAACACGCGGACGAAAGTCCCATGGTCGCCTGTGCCGGTCACAATGGCGTCAAACACTTCACCGATCCTGCGGCTCATGCTCACGGCGGCGATGCGCTTGGTCATGGTCCTCTCCACCTTGCGCGCGGCGTCTTCTTTCTCCGTGCAGTTGCGCGCGTTGGCGGAGAGATCGTCATCGGAGTACGGTCCCGGCCTGCCGGCCAGCACGGACTTGATCAGCCGCTGCGTTATCACATCGGCGAAGCGGCGATTCGGCGCCGTGGAGTGCGTGTAATTTTCCACCGCCAGTCCAAAATGGCCGGGTGAAGGCTCGCCCGGCCGCTCCAGAACGTATTCGCCCGGACCCATAAGCTTGATGACCGCCAGCGAGAGATCAGGAAAATGGTCGGGGTCGGCCGCTTTGCGCGTCTGCAAGAAATCGTTGAGCGACTTGGAGTCCGGCTGCGCCGGCAGCTTCCCGCCTTGCTGTGCCGCCAGCGCGACGATGCGGTCCCATCGCTCCGGCACCTTGACCACCCGCCGTATGGACGAGACGTTCTTTTCTTCCAGCATCAGCGCCACCGCGCCGTTGGCGGCGATCATGAAATCTTCAATCAGCTCGGTCGCGCGGTTTTTCTCCTGCTGCTCCAGAGAGACCACTTCCTGGTTCAGCACCACGGGGTGTACTTCCGCGGTGTCAATGTTCAGCGCGCCGTGCCGGTGCCGCTCGTTTTTTAGGGCCTGGGCGATTTCGTCCTGGAGCCGGAGCTGGGCCTGCAGTTCGGGCGAACTCGCCACCTTGGGTGGCGCCGGACCGCGGTCTTCCAGCCATGCTCCCACGGCGTTGTAAGTGAGCTGGGCCTTGTTGCGCAGCAGAGCGCGATACACGCTGTGGCCGCTGAGCTGCCCGTCAGAGTCGGCCAGAAATTCGGTGACCACTCCCAGCTTGTCGCCGCCTTCGAGCAATGACGTAGCTCCGGTGGAAAGATCTTCCGGCAGCATGGCGAAGTTGCGCACGCCGGTGTACACCGTGGTGGTTTCCTTGGCGGCGTGCAGATCGAGCGGCGTGCCCTGGGCGACGAAGGCATCCACATCGGCAATGCCGATCATCACCTTCACCTTGCCGTCAGGCTGCTTCTCCGCCACTTCAATCTGGTCCAGATCGCGCGAAGTGTCATTATCAATGGACGACCACAACAGGCTGCGCAGATCGCGCACGTCCGCGCCGGCTGCCACCTGCGGAGGCGCGGCTTTGATTTGCGCCAGCTGTTGCAGCGCTGCCGGCGGGAAGTCAGGCTCAAATCCATTGTCCAGCATCACCTGGCGGGCGGCGGCCTGAAGGTCCATGTGCGAGACTTGGGTGTTGTTCATAAAGTTCGGTGAGCGACCTGAAAGACTAACACGGGAGAGCGATGGGAAACGCCGAGTTCGCGCATCTTCTTTTATTGGTCAGTTCTTCGCTGAGATCTGCGTTCATCTCGCCGCGCCGGAAGAGGAGATGACCGCCGCAGCCGGCGCCGCCGGTTTTTCGCGCACCAGAATGGGCAATCGCGGGAAAGAGAATGTGCCGCCGGCGTCGTCAATCACGTTGACCTGGCAGGTGTACAAACCTGGTTTGAGTTGCGCCAGGGGTACATCAAACTGGAACACCGCGGCCTTGCGGTCCGGCGCCGTCAACTCGCGGGCTTCAATCAGCGGCGTTTCATAGGTCTTTATTTTGCCGTTGAAGAACTCAATGCTGGTGAGCACATGGATGGGATTCTTCACCGCGGGGGCTTTGCTCTTGGCGTCAGCCGGTGCAGGCGATTTGTCTTTGGCCGGTTCGTACACTTCATAGAAAAGATAGAGATGCTGGTCTGCCGTAAACACGTGGGCGATGTTGGGGACC encodes the following:
- a CDS encoding cysteine desulfurase, with protein sequence MSTVVKTPRQVHAAGAYDVKKIRADFPILHQEVHGKPLVYLDNAATTQKPLAVIEAIEHYYRRDNANIHRGVHTLSERATEAYEKTRVAAQKLINAASSSEIIFLRGTTEAINLVAQTYGRKNVGKGDEVLITAMEHHSNIVPWQMLCEEKGAGLRVAPINDRGELILEEFEKLLGPKTKIVAVGHLSNALGTINPIQQIARMAHAYNAVVLVDGAQAAPRMAVDVQALDCDFYAISGHKLYGPTGIGFLYGKTKLLEAMPPYQGGGDMIASVTFDKTIYNRLPYKFEAGTPNIADTIGLGAAIEYLNQLGLENIEQHESELLGYATEQVQKIPGVSVIGTAREKAGVLSFVIENIHPHDIGTILDHEGIAVRTGHHCAQPVMQRFGIPATARASFGLYNTREEVDALVRGVRKVIEVMG
- a CDS encoding SUF system NifU family Fe-S cluster assembly protein, with translation MSELRELYQETILEHSRKPRNFGILETANHKAEGYNPLCGDHYTVFLDVKDGAIQNLSFEGSGCAISKASASMMTQSLKGKTTAEAEALFTKFHDLVTGQGDAAEEMGKLAVFGGVSEFPLRVKCATLAWHTLRAALRGEQQAVSTE
- the sufT gene encoding putative Fe-S cluster assembly protein SufT: MKPGENLVLTRDCAATQIPSGIPYPVPSGTRVRLSQALGGSYTVMTEQGYLLRIDSKDADALGITEETTAGATAAAPSEFSEKLVWDQLKTVYDPEIPVNVVDLGLIYECQVAPVEGGNNIDIKMTMTAPGCGMADVLKSDIERKLASLPAVKAVNVQVVLDPPWHPGRMSEGARLQLGLDLDSSPFPLYSRP
- a CDS encoding sigma-70 family RNA polymerase sigma factor; translated protein: MKSTETYATPPDVELAGAEPALLLDSIDSVENVDTNLELENDSLENDDCTARCARCLQPIESEDGRLVQGCLNGDQQAWGRLIDKYKRLIFSIPFKYGATAEDAADVFQAVCIEVFNSLPQLKNPDSLRSWLITVAVRQSYRWKQKQSNHVELDAMEPELAEEIATAPETMMQIQQEQIVRDVVDQLPPRCAELVKMLFFEQPPLPYAEVARRLGLATGSIGFVRGRCLVRLRKILLEAGFNGFRPSALARDRRPGYSVPAAGKHAEF
- a CDS encoding response regulator gives rise to the protein MMMTKKLRVLIAEQESVSGSLLKSSLAYWGCDVVSASDGQQACLALQTGPFDLCILDWEMPKMSGLEVCQWIRFADLNTQPYVILLTAKGEPERIRSAYRAGANDFLTKPFRMEDLRTRIAILAQKISRVQSMHRELSQMDPLECYRLDLALHTKPRPRL
- a CDS encoding RNB domain-containing ribonuclease, with translation MNNTQVSHMDLQAAARQVMLDNGFEPDFPPAALQQLAQIKAAPPQVAAGADVRDLRSLLWSSIDNDTSRDLDQIEVAEKQPDGKVKVMIGIADVDAFVAQGTPLDLHAAKETTTVYTGVRNFAMLPEDLSTGATSLLEGGDKLGVVTEFLADSDGQLSGHSVYRALLRNKAQLTYNAVGAWLEDRGPAPPKVASSPELQAQLRLQDEIAQALKNERHRHGALNIDTAEVHPVVLNQEVVSLEQQEKNRATELIEDFMIAANGAVALMLEEKNVSSIRRVVKVPERWDRIVALAAQQGGKLPAQPDSKSLNDFLQTRKAADPDHFPDLSLAVIKLMGPGEYVLERPGEPSPGHFGLAVENYTHSTAPNRRFADVITQRLIKSVLAGRPGPYSDDDLSANARNCTEKEDAARKVERTMTKRIAAVSMSRRIGEVFDAIVTGTGDHGTFVRVLQPHVEGLLVHGQGVDVGDRLRVKLISADPQRGYIDFARA